A stretch of Prunus dulcis chromosome 6, ALMONDv2, whole genome shotgun sequence DNA encodes these proteins:
- the LOC117631776 gene encoding acyl-CoA-binding domain-containing protein 5-like isoform X2 — protein MGSLPGETARKKAMWLYPKVTGLNPSERWGHSACYARGVLYVFGGCCGGMHFSDVLMLNLETMVWNTLASTGQGPGPRDSHSAVVLGHRMIVFGGTNGSKKVNDLHILNLATKEWTQPECTGTPPSPRESHTATLVGDEKLVVFGGSGEGKGNYLNDLHVLDLNTMRWTSPEVKSDIPVPRDSHSSLAIGKKLLVYGGDRGDRYYGSVDVFDMDTLTWSRLAVQGSSPGARAGHAAVSVGTKVYVIGGVGDKHYYNDVWVLDVSTCSWTQLDICGQQPQGRFSHTAVVTDSDIAVYGGCGEDERPLNELLVLQLGAEHPNGRYNISMCKLFGSHWNQERRRLSKGADFNTKTMLMGNHVVVRETAEPESEAKRSLQNKSDSTLHPKRRRTTSTKAWDVESEQEEHSLSLSQHSSPSHSDQEQTPNPIIVDSAPGSQGDHQTEQKREQHPHVSTGRPIMQYPDVEQRTYEAVPVQNLIGAEVQGKVDGAFDSGFLMTATVNGRLYRGVLFAPGAGIISRVPTVAQSTSSSTSQIPIAIAQPFPNPNRTEPPLKLSEQPMKNSMPGSGLGLRQPQVARPFSVIRATSSLAKENNLRSDLPGVFLSLGGPGSGSGGS, from the exons ATGGGGTCTTTGCCAGGTGAAACTGCAAGGAAGAAGGCAATGTGGCTCTATCCAAAGGTTACGGGATTAAATCCTTCTGAGAGATGGGGGCACTCTGCTTGCTATGCTCGTGGggttttgtatgtttttggg GGATGTTGTGGAGGTATGCATTTCAGTGATGTTCTTATGCTTAATCTTGAAACAATGGTCTGGAACACTCTTGCATCAACTGGTCAAGGGCCTGGTCCCAGAGACAGCCATAGTGCCGTTGTTCTAGGGCACAGGATGATAGTGTTTGGAGGTACAAATGGCTCTAAGAAGGTAAATGATCTTCATATATTGAATCTTGCGACCAAAGAATGGACACAACCAGAATGTACGGGGACTCCACCTTCACCCCGTGAAAGCCACACTGCCACGCTTGTTGGTGACGAAAAATTAGTGGTATTTGGGGGTAGTGGAGAAGGTAAAGGAAATTACTTGAACGATCTTCATGTTCTAGACCTTAATACCATGAGATGGACTTCCCCTGAGGTGAAGAGTGATATTCCTGTTCCTAGAGATAGTCATAGTTCTCTTGCAATAGGAAAGAAGCTTCTTGTGTATGGTGGAGACCGCGGTGATAGGTATTATGGCAGCGTTGATGTGTTTGACATGGACACACTGACTTGGTCAAGG TTGGCTGTTCAAGGATCTTCACCTGGTGCCAGGGCTGGCCATGCAGCTGTGAGTGTCGGGACAAAG GTCTATGTCATTGGAGGGGTTGGAGACAAACATTACTACAATGATGTTTGGGTCCTAGATGTGAGTACTTGTTCATGGACCCAACTTGATATATGCGGCCAACAGCCACAAGGGCGATTCTCTCATACTGCTGTTGTTACAGATTCTGACATCGCTGTCTATGGAGG GTGCGGGGAGGACGAGCGCCCTCTGAATGAGTTGCTGGTGTTGCAGCTTGGAGCAGAACATCCCAATGGTCGTTACAATATTTCCATGTGCAAACTTTTCGGAAGCCATTGGAACCAAGAGAGGAGAAGGCTCTCTAAAGGAGCAGATTTTAACACG AAAACTATGCTGATGGGGAACCATGTAGTAGTAAGAGAAACAGCTGAACCAGAATCAGAAGCGAAACGATCTCTCCAAAACAAATCAG ATAGTACTTTACATCCAAAAAGGAGAAGAACCACCAGTACAAAAGCATGGGACGTCGAGTCAGAACAAGAGGAGCATTCTCTATCACTCTCCCAGCATTCATCACCATCACACTCTGACCAAGAACAGACACCAAATCCTATAATTGTTGATTCAGCCCCAGGTTCTCAag GAGATCATCAAACCGAACAAAAACGAGAACAGCATCCTCATGTCAGCACTGGCAGACCAATTATGCAATATCCAGACGTAGAGCAGAGAACTTACGAGGCAGTGCCTGTTCAGAACCTG ATCGGCGCCGAGGTTCAAGGCAAAGTTGATGGGGCATTTGACTCAGGTTTCTTAATGACAGCAACTGTTAATGGAAGGCTATATAGAGGGGTCTTGTTTGCACCA GGAGCTGGGATCATCTCAAGAGTGCCAACTGTTGCACAAAGCACTTCATCTTCAACAAGCCAAATCCCCATTGCCATTGCCCAACCATTCCCAAACCCGAACCGCACAGAGCCACCCTTGAAGCTATCCGAGCAGCCAATGAAGAATTCCATGCCAGGGTCAGGTCTAGGCCTCAGGCAACCTCAGGTGGCTCGACCATTTTCGGTCATTCGAGCCACTTCATCCTTAGCCAAAGAAAACAACCTTAGAAGTGATCTTCCTGGTGTGTTTTTGTCACTTGGAGGACCAGGAAGTGGTTCTGGTGGATCTTAG
- the LOC117631776 gene encoding acyl-CoA-binding domain-containing protein 5-like isoform X3 produces MGSLPGETARKKAMWLYPKVTGLNPSERWGHSACYARGVLYVFGGCCGGMHFSDVLMLNLETMVWNTLASTGQGPGPRDSHSAVVLGHRMIVFGGTNGSKKVNDLHILNLATKEWTQPECTGTPPSPRESHTATLVGDEKLVVFGGSGEGKGNYLNDLHVLDLNTMRWTSPEVKSDIPVPRDSHSSLAIGKKLLVYGGDRGDRYYGSVDVFDMDTLTWSRLAVQGSSPGARAGHAAVSVGTKVYVIGGVGDKHYYNDVWVLDVSTCSWTQLDICGQQPQGRFSHTAVVTDSDIAVYGGCGEDERPLNELLVLQLGAEHPNGRYNISMCKLFGSHWNQERRRLSKGADFNTKTMLMGNHVVVRETAEPESEAKRSLQNKSDSTLHPKRRRTTSTKAWDVESEQEEHSLSLSQHSSPSHSDQEQTPNPIIVDSAPGDHQTEQKREQHPHVSTGRPIMQYPDVEQRTYEAVPVQNLIGAEVQGKVDGAFDSGFLMTATVNGRLYRGVLFAPGAGIISRVPTVAQSTSSSTSQIPIAIAQPFPNPNRTEPPLKLSEQPMKNSMPGSGLGLRQPQVARPFSVIRATSSLAKENNLRSDLPGVFLSLGGPGSGSGGS; encoded by the exons ATGGGGTCTTTGCCAGGTGAAACTGCAAGGAAGAAGGCAATGTGGCTCTATCCAAAGGTTACGGGATTAAATCCTTCTGAGAGATGGGGGCACTCTGCTTGCTATGCTCGTGGggttttgtatgtttttggg GGATGTTGTGGAGGTATGCATTTCAGTGATGTTCTTATGCTTAATCTTGAAACAATGGTCTGGAACACTCTTGCATCAACTGGTCAAGGGCCTGGTCCCAGAGACAGCCATAGTGCCGTTGTTCTAGGGCACAGGATGATAGTGTTTGGAGGTACAAATGGCTCTAAGAAGGTAAATGATCTTCATATATTGAATCTTGCGACCAAAGAATGGACACAACCAGAATGTACGGGGACTCCACCTTCACCCCGTGAAAGCCACACTGCCACGCTTGTTGGTGACGAAAAATTAGTGGTATTTGGGGGTAGTGGAGAAGGTAAAGGAAATTACTTGAACGATCTTCATGTTCTAGACCTTAATACCATGAGATGGACTTCCCCTGAGGTGAAGAGTGATATTCCTGTTCCTAGAGATAGTCATAGTTCTCTTGCAATAGGAAAGAAGCTTCTTGTGTATGGTGGAGACCGCGGTGATAGGTATTATGGCAGCGTTGATGTGTTTGACATGGACACACTGACTTGGTCAAGG TTGGCTGTTCAAGGATCTTCACCTGGTGCCAGGGCTGGCCATGCAGCTGTGAGTGTCGGGACAAAG GTCTATGTCATTGGAGGGGTTGGAGACAAACATTACTACAATGATGTTTGGGTCCTAGATGTGAGTACTTGTTCATGGACCCAACTTGATATATGCGGCCAACAGCCACAAGGGCGATTCTCTCATACTGCTGTTGTTACAGATTCTGACATCGCTGTCTATGGAGG GTGCGGGGAGGACGAGCGCCCTCTGAATGAGTTGCTGGTGTTGCAGCTTGGAGCAGAACATCCCAATGGTCGTTACAATATTTCCATGTGCAAACTTTTCGGAAGCCATTGGAACCAAGAGAGGAGAAGGCTCTCTAAAGGAGCAGATTTTAACACG AAAACTATGCTGATGGGGAACCATGTAGTAGTAAGAGAAACAGCTGAACCAGAATCAGAAGCGAAACGATCTCTCCAAAACAAATCAG ATAGTACTTTACATCCAAAAAGGAGAAGAACCACCAGTACAAAAGCATGGGACGTCGAGTCAGAACAAGAGGAGCATTCTCTATCACTCTCCCAGCATTCATCACCATCACACTCTGACCAAGAACAGACACCAAATCCTATAATTGTTGATTCAGCCCCAG GAGATCATCAAACCGAACAAAAACGAGAACAGCATCCTCATGTCAGCACTGGCAGACCAATTATGCAATATCCAGACGTAGAGCAGAGAACTTACGAGGCAGTGCCTGTTCAGAACCTG ATCGGCGCCGAGGTTCAAGGCAAAGTTGATGGGGCATTTGACTCAGGTTTCTTAATGACAGCAACTGTTAATGGAAGGCTATATAGAGGGGTCTTGTTTGCACCA GGAGCTGGGATCATCTCAAGAGTGCCAACTGTTGCACAAAGCACTTCATCTTCAACAAGCCAAATCCCCATTGCCATTGCCCAACCATTCCCAAACCCGAACCGCACAGAGCCACCCTTGAAGCTATCCGAGCAGCCAATGAAGAATTCCATGCCAGGGTCAGGTCTAGGCCTCAGGCAACCTCAGGTGGCTCGACCATTTTCGGTCATTCGAGCCACTTCATCCTTAGCCAAAGAAAACAACCTTAGAAGTGATCTTCCTGGTGTGTTTTTGTCACTTGGAGGACCAGGAAGTGGTTCTGGTGGATCTTAG
- the LOC117632736 gene encoding uncharacterized protein LOC117632736: MEGFGGLGFSDVTNAVRKKRSNTSRRPRNDSPLPFDNRDTMSSTPPSEDVSKLSSDDNNDYGSITQKRDINLNLCSARASFSNIIEAESAQNMNKSEGGGSGESDEASNDGSFRGSNDHRHREIDSQRSSKGALAPANWKGTNKVAPFGVVSDCSENENKVKMVKLKVGNVTRTIQAKSTSDGASAVGSSSIKSSHISDAPRPRQKLILQENSDDNRSFSSDKGSGLRGVPWKDLSKSVTDVGKADSSRGGMPEEPVRKSKRVPKRRLLDAVDDGDDDDVEVRYLEKLKTSKITSDHSVEYNEDEERKSRKERKISTVMKGSGVGQFSVDLGGYGISKSGKESRKSRGGRVSSDTDYEEEEEPVSDGEPSTKRKKLRKEFVESSSYNKEMTVTTRQRALKTGNNVASSLGASPIEFPNGLPPAPPRKQKEKLCALEQQIKKAEAAERRRMQVEKAARESEAEAIRKILGQDSSRKKREDKIKKRQEDLAQERAANAFILPSDSVRWVMGPSGSVVTFPDEMGLPAIFDSKPCSYPPPREKCAGPCCRNPYKYRDSQSKLPLCSLQCYKAIHEKTAPLSAC, encoded by the exons ATGGAGGGTTTTGGAGGCTTGGGATTCAGTGATGTAACCAATGCTGTGAGGAAGAAAAGGAGTAACACATCTCGTCGTCCTCGGAATGATTCACCGCTGCCTTTCGATAATCGAGATACCATGTCATCAACGCCTCCTTCAGAAGATGTAAGCAAATTGTCAAGTGATGATAATAATGATTATGGTTCAATTACTCAAAAGAGGGATATCAACCTGAACCTATGCAGTGCAAGGGCTTCATTTAGTAACATTATTGAAGCTGAATCTGCCCAGAATATGAATAAAAGTGAAGGAGGAGGATCCGGAGAATCTGATGAAGCTTCCAATGATGGTTCTTTTCGAGGCAGTAACGACCATAGGCATAGGGAGATTGATTCACAAAGGTCCAGCAAGGGTGCCCTTGCACCTGCTAATTGGAAAGGTACAAACAAGGTTGCTCCTTTTGGAGTTGTTTCAGATTGCTCAGAAAATGAGAATAAAGTGAAAATGGTTAAGCTTAAAGTTGGTAATGTTACACGCACAATTCAGGCCAAGTCTACATCTGATGGTGCATCTGCTGTTGGGTCGTCTTCTATAAAAtcttctcatatttcagatgcCCCTCGACCACGTCAGAAGTTGATTCTTCAG GAGAACTCAGATGACAATCGTTCCTTTAGTTCAGATAAAGGAAGTGGGTTACGAGGAGTCCCATGGAAGGATTTATCTAAAAGCGTCACTGATGTTGGGAAGGCTGATTCTTCAAGGGGTGGGATGCCTGAAGAACCTGTTCGCAAGAGCAAACGGGTCCCTAAGAGACGCTTGTTGGATGCAGTTGATGATGGAGATGATGATGACGTGGAAGTTCGATACcttgaaaaactcaaaacatcTAAGATTACTTCAGATCACAGTGTGGAATACAATGAAGatgaggaaagaaaaagcagaaaagaaaggaagattTCAACGGTGATGAAGGGGAGTGGTGTTGGCCAGTTCAGTGTAGATTTGGGAGGTTATGGCATCTCAAAATCAGGCAAGGAGAGTAGGAAGTCTAGAGGAGGAAGAGTATCTTCTGATACTGAttatgaagaagaggaagaacctGTCTCTGATGGCGAGCCCAGTACTAAGaggaaaaaattgagaaaggaGTTTGTTGAATCATCCTCATATAATAAGGAGATGACAGTCACTACTCGTCAAAGGGCTCTTAAAACTGGAAATAATGTCGCTTCCAGCTTAGGTGCAAGTCCAATTGAGTTCCCCAATGGGTTGCCCCCTGCTCCACCAAGAA AGCAAAAAGAGAAACTCTGTGCACTGGAGCAGCAAATCAAGAAAGCAGAGGCTGCTGAGAGACGTAGGATGCAAGTAGAGAAGGCAGCTAGAGAATCTGAG GCTGAGGCAATCAGAAAGATTTTGGGCCAAGATTCAAGTAGGAAGAAACGAGAAGACAAGATAAAGAAACGGCAAGAAGATCTGGCACAG GAAAGGGCTGCAAATGCTTTCATACTTCCATCAGATTCTGTTCGATGGGTGATGGGTCCATCAGGATCGGTCGTCACTTTCCCTGATGAAATGGGCTTGCCAGCTATATTCGACTCCAAGCCTTGCAG TTACCCTCCTCCTCGTGAGAAGTGCGCGGGGCCATGTTGTAGAAATCCATACAAGTACCGTGATTCGCAGTCAAAGCTCCCTCTGTGCAGTCTCCAGTGCTACAAGGCGATACATGAGAAAACGGCCCCTCTATCTGCCTGTTAA
- the LOC117631776 gene encoding rho GTPase-activating protein gacHH-like isoform X1, which produces MGSLPGETARKKAMWLYPKVTGLNPSERWGHSACYARGVLYVFGGCCGGMHFSDVLMLNLETMVWNTLASTGQGPGPRDSHSAVVLGHRMIVFGGTNGSKKVNDLHILNLATKEWTQPECTGTPPSPRESHTATLVGDEKLVVFGGSGEGKGNYLNDLHVLDLNTMRWTSPEVKSDIPVPRDSHSSLAIGKKLLVYGGDRGDRYYGSVDVFDMDTLTWSRLAVQGSSPGARAGHAAVSVGTKVYVIGGVGDKHYYNDVWVLDVSTCSWTQLDICGQQPQGRFSHTAVVTDSDIAVYGGCGEDERPLNELLVLQLGAEHPNGRYNISMCKLFGSHWNQERRRLSKGADFNTKTMLMGNHVVVRETAEPESEAKRSLQNKSDSTLHPKRRRTTSTKAWDVESEQEEHSLSLSQHSSPSHSDQEQTPNPIIVDSAPGSQGFNLFKKKIQSPRNSKSPNALSNCKDLRNSVQKSPNLNLLGDHQTEQKREQHPHVSTGRPIMQYPDVEQRTYEAVPVQNLIGAEVQGKVDGAFDSGFLMTATVNGRLYRGVLFAPGAGIISRVPTVAQSTSSSTSQIPIAIAQPFPNPNRTEPPLKLSEQPMKNSMPGSGLGLRQPQVARPFSVIRATSSLAKENNLRSDLPGVFLSLGGPGSGSGGS; this is translated from the exons ATGGGGTCTTTGCCAGGTGAAACTGCAAGGAAGAAGGCAATGTGGCTCTATCCAAAGGTTACGGGATTAAATCCTTCTGAGAGATGGGGGCACTCTGCTTGCTATGCTCGTGGggttttgtatgtttttggg GGATGTTGTGGAGGTATGCATTTCAGTGATGTTCTTATGCTTAATCTTGAAACAATGGTCTGGAACACTCTTGCATCAACTGGTCAAGGGCCTGGTCCCAGAGACAGCCATAGTGCCGTTGTTCTAGGGCACAGGATGATAGTGTTTGGAGGTACAAATGGCTCTAAGAAGGTAAATGATCTTCATATATTGAATCTTGCGACCAAAGAATGGACACAACCAGAATGTACGGGGACTCCACCTTCACCCCGTGAAAGCCACACTGCCACGCTTGTTGGTGACGAAAAATTAGTGGTATTTGGGGGTAGTGGAGAAGGTAAAGGAAATTACTTGAACGATCTTCATGTTCTAGACCTTAATACCATGAGATGGACTTCCCCTGAGGTGAAGAGTGATATTCCTGTTCCTAGAGATAGTCATAGTTCTCTTGCAATAGGAAAGAAGCTTCTTGTGTATGGTGGAGACCGCGGTGATAGGTATTATGGCAGCGTTGATGTGTTTGACATGGACACACTGACTTGGTCAAGG TTGGCTGTTCAAGGATCTTCACCTGGTGCCAGGGCTGGCCATGCAGCTGTGAGTGTCGGGACAAAG GTCTATGTCATTGGAGGGGTTGGAGACAAACATTACTACAATGATGTTTGGGTCCTAGATGTGAGTACTTGTTCATGGACCCAACTTGATATATGCGGCCAACAGCCACAAGGGCGATTCTCTCATACTGCTGTTGTTACAGATTCTGACATCGCTGTCTATGGAGG GTGCGGGGAGGACGAGCGCCCTCTGAATGAGTTGCTGGTGTTGCAGCTTGGAGCAGAACATCCCAATGGTCGTTACAATATTTCCATGTGCAAACTTTTCGGAAGCCATTGGAACCAAGAGAGGAGAAGGCTCTCTAAAGGAGCAGATTTTAACACG AAAACTATGCTGATGGGGAACCATGTAGTAGTAAGAGAAACAGCTGAACCAGAATCAGAAGCGAAACGATCTCTCCAAAACAAATCAG ATAGTACTTTACATCCAAAAAGGAGAAGAACCACCAGTACAAAAGCATGGGACGTCGAGTCAGAACAAGAGGAGCATTCTCTATCACTCTCCCAGCATTCATCACCATCACACTCTGACCAAGAACAGACACCAAATCCTATAATTGTTGATTCAGCCCCAGGTTCTCAaggttttaatttgtttaagaaaaaaattcagagTCCGAGAAATAGCAAATCTCCCAATGCTTTAAGTAACTGTAAAGATCTTAGAAATTCTGTTCAAAAATCTCCAAACCTTAACTTGTTAGGAGATCATCAAACCGAACAAAAACGAGAACAGCATCCTCATGTCAGCACTGGCAGACCAATTATGCAATATCCAGACGTAGAGCAGAGAACTTACGAGGCAGTGCCTGTTCAGAACCTG ATCGGCGCCGAGGTTCAAGGCAAAGTTGATGGGGCATTTGACTCAGGTTTCTTAATGACAGCAACTGTTAATGGAAGGCTATATAGAGGGGTCTTGTTTGCACCA GGAGCTGGGATCATCTCAAGAGTGCCAACTGTTGCACAAAGCACTTCATCTTCAACAAGCCAAATCCCCATTGCCATTGCCCAACCATTCCCAAACCCGAACCGCACAGAGCCACCCTTGAAGCTATCCGAGCAGCCAATGAAGAATTCCATGCCAGGGTCAGGTCTAGGCCTCAGGCAACCTCAGGTGGCTCGACCATTTTCGGTCATTCGAGCCACTTCATCCTTAGCCAAAGAAAACAACCTTAGAAGTGATCTTCCTGGTGTGTTTTTGTCACTTGGAGGACCAGGAAGTGGTTCTGGTGGATCTTAG